In a genomic window of Gossypium arboreum isolate Shixiya-1 chromosome 9, ASM2569848v2, whole genome shotgun sequence:
- the LOC108456677 gene encoding CBL-interacting serine/threonine-protein kinase 1-like isoform X3, with amino-acid sequence MVLEYATGGELFVRIASKGKLSEAEGRKFFQQLIDGVSYCHNKGVFHRDLKLENVLIDDKGNIKISDFGLSALPQHIREDGLLHTTCGSPNYVAPEILANRGYDGATSDIWSCGVILYVILTGYLPFDDRNLAVLYQKIFKGDPQIPKWLSPGARNMIRRILDPNAETRITMAGIKEDEWFQQDYTPAVPDDEEEDIYIDDEAFSMCEVGCDGGRTQESPTLINAFQLIGMSSCLDLSGFFEKEDVSERKIRFTSNRSGKDLLAKIQDTVTEMGFRVQMRNGKLKATQEHTVQKRLASLSVAAEVFEISPSLYVVELRKSYGDSTVYRQLCTKLFNDLGDPQGQGLVSTEA; translated from the exons ATGGTCCTAGAGTACGCAACTGGAGGGGAATTGTTTGTCAGAATT GCATCCAAAGGGAAGCTATCAGAAGCAGAAGGAAGAAAGTTCTTCCAGCAATTAATTGATGGTGTTAGTTATTGTCACAACAAAGGTGTTTTCCACAGGGATCTTAAG CTGGAAAATGTTCTGATTGATGATAAAGGGAACATAAAGATATCTGATTTTGGCCTTAGTGCATTGCCTCAACATATTAGG GAGGATGGCTTACTGCATACAACATGTGGAAGTCCAAACTACGTCGCGCCAGAGATTTTGGCAAATAGAGGGTATGATGGTGCCACTTCAGACATATGGTCATGTGGTGTCATCTTATATGTCATTCTCACCGGTTATCTCCCTTTTGATGATAGAAACCTTGCAGTTCTTTATCAAAAG ATTTTCAAAGGGGATCCTCAGATCCCGAAATGGTTGTCACCTGGGGCTCGGAACATGATAAGAAGGATTCTTGACCCAAACGCTGAAACCAGGATAACAATGGCGGGTATCAAGGAAGATGAATGGTTCCAGCAAGACTATACTCCTGCTGTACCTGATGATGAGGAAGAAGATATATATATTGATGATGAAGCTTTCTCAATGTGTGAAGTG GGTTGTGATGGAGGTAGGACTCAAGAATCACCTACTCTCATTAATGCTTTTCAGTTGATAGGAATGTCATCGTGCCTAGACCTTTCTGGTTTCTTTGAGAAGGAG GATGTATCTGAAAGGAAGATCAGATTTACCTCGAATCGTTCGGGTAAAGATTTGCTTGCAAAGATCCAAGACACGGTGACAGAGATGGGATTTCGAGTCCAAATGAGAAACGGAAAG TTGAAAGCAACGCAAGAGCACACGGTCCAAAAACGCCTTGCCAGTCTTTCAGTTGCAGCTGAG GTGTTTGAGATAAGTCCGTCATTGTACGTAGTTGAATTAAGAAAATCATATGGCGATTCTACAGTTTATAGACAG TTATGTACAAAGCTATTTAATGACTTAGGCGATCCTCAGGGCCAAGGCCTGGTGTCCACAGAAGCTTGA
- the LOC108456677 gene encoding CBL-interacting serine/threonine-protein kinase 1-like isoform X1 — protein sequence MGSKRTAEENKKKGILQLGNYELGRNLGEGNFGKVKLAKNLHSGLTFAVKILEKSKLIQLSIADQIKREIATLKLLKHPNVVRLHEVLASKTKIYMVLEYATGGELFVRIASKGKLSEAEGRKFFQQLIDGVSYCHNKGVFHRDLKLENVLIDDKGNIKISDFGLSALPQHIREDGLLHTTCGSPNYVAPEILANRGYDGATSDIWSCGVILYVILTGYLPFDDRNLAVLYQKIFKGDPQIPKWLSPGARNMIRRILDPNAETRITMAGIKEDEWFQQDYTPAVPDDEEEDIYIDDEAFSMCEVGCDGGRTQESPTLINAFQLIGMSSCLDLSGFFEKEDVSERKIRFTSNRSGKDLLAKIQDTVTEMGFRVQMRNGKLKATQEHTVQKRLASLSVAAEVFEISPSLYVVELRKSYGDSTVYRQLCTKLFNDLGDPQGQGLVSTEA from the exons ATGGGCAGCAAGAGAACAGCGGAGGAGAACAAGAAGAAAGGAATTTTGCAATTAGGAAATTACGAATTAGGGAGGAATCTCGGCGAAGGAAATTTCGGCAAAGTTAAATTGGCTAAGAATCTCCATTCCGGCCTCACTTTCGCCGTTAAGATCCTCGAAAAGTCCAAGCTCATTCAACTCAGCATCGCCGATCAG ATAAAGAGAGAAATCGCTACTTTGAAACTCCTCAAACATCCTAACGTGGTTCGCTTACACGAG GTGTTGGCAAGCAAAACCAAGATTTACATGGTCCTAGAGTACGCAACTGGAGGGGAATTGTTTGTCAGAATT GCATCCAAAGGGAAGCTATCAGAAGCAGAAGGAAGAAAGTTCTTCCAGCAATTAATTGATGGTGTTAGTTATTGTCACAACAAAGGTGTTTTCCACAGGGATCTTAAG CTGGAAAATGTTCTGATTGATGATAAAGGGAACATAAAGATATCTGATTTTGGCCTTAGTGCATTGCCTCAACATATTAGG GAGGATGGCTTACTGCATACAACATGTGGAAGTCCAAACTACGTCGCGCCAGAGATTTTGGCAAATAGAGGGTATGATGGTGCCACTTCAGACATATGGTCATGTGGTGTCATCTTATATGTCATTCTCACCGGTTATCTCCCTTTTGATGATAGAAACCTTGCAGTTCTTTATCAAAAG ATTTTCAAAGGGGATCCTCAGATCCCGAAATGGTTGTCACCTGGGGCTCGGAACATGATAAGAAGGATTCTTGACCCAAACGCTGAAACCAGGATAACAATGGCGGGTATCAAGGAAGATGAATGGTTCCAGCAAGACTATACTCCTGCTGTACCTGATGATGAGGAAGAAGATATATATATTGATGATGAAGCTTTCTCAATGTGTGAAGTG GGTTGTGATGGAGGTAGGACTCAAGAATCACCTACTCTCATTAATGCTTTTCAGTTGATAGGAATGTCATCGTGCCTAGACCTTTCTGGTTTCTTTGAGAAGGAG GATGTATCTGAAAGGAAGATCAGATTTACCTCGAATCGTTCGGGTAAAGATTTGCTTGCAAAGATCCAAGACACGGTGACAGAGATGGGATTTCGAGTCCAAATGAGAAACGGAAAG TTGAAAGCAACGCAAGAGCACACGGTCCAAAAACGCCTTGCCAGTCTTTCAGTTGCAGCTGAG GTGTTTGAGATAAGTCCGTCATTGTACGTAGTTGAATTAAGAAAATCATATGGCGATTCTACAGTTTATAGACAG TTATGTACAAAGCTATTTAATGACTTAGGCGATCCTCAGGGCCAAGGCCTGGTGTCCACAGAAGCTTGA
- the LOC108456677 gene encoding CBL-interacting serine/threonine-protein kinase 1-like isoform X2, producing MYLNPPILQVVLASKTKIYMVLEYATGGELFVRIASKGKLSEAEGRKFFQQLIDGVSYCHNKGVFHRDLKLENVLIDDKGNIKISDFGLSALPQHIREDGLLHTTCGSPNYVAPEILANRGYDGATSDIWSCGVILYVILTGYLPFDDRNLAVLYQKIFKGDPQIPKWLSPGARNMIRRILDPNAETRITMAGIKEDEWFQQDYTPAVPDDEEEDIYIDDEAFSMCEVGCDGGRTQESPTLINAFQLIGMSSCLDLSGFFEKEDVSERKIRFTSNRSGKDLLAKIQDTVTEMGFRVQMRNGKLKATQEHTVQKRLASLSVAAEVFEISPSLYVVELRKSYGDSTVYRQLCTKLFNDLGDPQGQGLVSTEA from the exons ATGTATTTGAACCCACCAATTTTGCAAGTG GTGTTGGCAAGCAAAACCAAGATTTACATGGTCCTAGAGTACGCAACTGGAGGGGAATTGTTTGTCAGAATT GCATCCAAAGGGAAGCTATCAGAAGCAGAAGGAAGAAAGTTCTTCCAGCAATTAATTGATGGTGTTAGTTATTGTCACAACAAAGGTGTTTTCCACAGGGATCTTAAG CTGGAAAATGTTCTGATTGATGATAAAGGGAACATAAAGATATCTGATTTTGGCCTTAGTGCATTGCCTCAACATATTAGG GAGGATGGCTTACTGCATACAACATGTGGAAGTCCAAACTACGTCGCGCCAGAGATTTTGGCAAATAGAGGGTATGATGGTGCCACTTCAGACATATGGTCATGTGGTGTCATCTTATATGTCATTCTCACCGGTTATCTCCCTTTTGATGATAGAAACCTTGCAGTTCTTTATCAAAAG ATTTTCAAAGGGGATCCTCAGATCCCGAAATGGTTGTCACCTGGGGCTCGGAACATGATAAGAAGGATTCTTGACCCAAACGCTGAAACCAGGATAACAATGGCGGGTATCAAGGAAGATGAATGGTTCCAGCAAGACTATACTCCTGCTGTACCTGATGATGAGGAAGAAGATATATATATTGATGATGAAGCTTTCTCAATGTGTGAAGTG GGTTGTGATGGAGGTAGGACTCAAGAATCACCTACTCTCATTAATGCTTTTCAGTTGATAGGAATGTCATCGTGCCTAGACCTTTCTGGTTTCTTTGAGAAGGAG GATGTATCTGAAAGGAAGATCAGATTTACCTCGAATCGTTCGGGTAAAGATTTGCTTGCAAAGATCCAAGACACGGTGACAGAGATGGGATTTCGAGTCCAAATGAGAAACGGAAAG TTGAAAGCAACGCAAGAGCACACGGTCCAAAAACGCCTTGCCAGTCTTTCAGTTGCAGCTGAG GTGTTTGAGATAAGTCCGTCATTGTACGTAGTTGAATTAAGAAAATCATATGGCGATTCTACAGTTTATAGACAG TTATGTACAAAGCTATTTAATGACTTAGGCGATCCTCAGGGCCAAGGCCTGGTGTCCACAGAAGCTTGA